One genomic region from Streptomyces sp. NBC_01431 encodes:
- a CDS encoding peroxiredoxin — protein sequence MLTVGDQFPTYDLTACVSLESGNEFQQIDHKTYEGKWRVVFAWPKDFTFVCPTEIAAFGKLNDEFADRDAQILGFSGDSEFVHHAWRKDHPDLTDLPFPMLADSKHELMRDLGIEGEDGFAQRAVFIVDPNNEIQFTMVTAGSVGRNPKEVLRVLDALQTDELCPCNWTKGENTLDPVALLAGE from the coding sequence GTGCTCACTGTTGGTGACCAGTTCCCCACGTACGACCTGACTGCCTGCGTGTCGCTGGAGAGCGGCAACGAGTTCCAGCAGATCGACCACAAGACCTACGAGGGCAAGTGGCGTGTGGTCTTCGCGTGGCCCAAGGACTTCACCTTCGTCTGCCCGACCGAGATCGCCGCGTTCGGCAAGCTGAACGACGAGTTCGCCGACCGCGACGCGCAGATCCTCGGCTTCTCCGGCGACTCCGAGTTCGTGCACCACGCCTGGCGCAAGGACCACCCGGACCTGACCGACCTGCCCTTCCCGATGCTGGCCGACTCGAAGCACGAGCTCATGCGAGACCTCGGCATCGAGGGCGAGGACGGCTTCGCCCAGCGCGCCGTCTTCATCGTCGACCCGAACAACGAGATCCAGTTCACGATGGTGACCGCCGGTTCCGTGGGCCGTAACCCCAAGGAGGTCCTGCGGGTCCTCGACGCCCTGCAGACCGACGAGCTGTGCCCGTGCAACTGGACCAAGGGCGAGAACACCCTGGACCCGGTCGCGCTGCTGGCCGGTGAGTAA
- a CDS encoding IS1182 family transposase: MSMQPREPGKIPAETVRVARAAFPKGSLAIRVRDELGVLFTDKQFVGLFAARGKPAWSPGRLAMVLVLQFVEGLTDRQAAEAVRARIDWKYALALELTDPGFDFSVLSEFRDRLVSADGGWAVLDGILAAAREKRLLRGGGKARTDSTHVLSSARELNWLERVGESLRAALNAVARAEPEWVGAHALPEWFTHYASRIEDSRFPKAQARRVEVGRRIGADGMRLLRMVWTDGAPPALRVLPEADFLRQLWVQSFHLVDGEVERRDPKDRPPGAKRLVTPYDIEARGSVKRDTFRDGFKVHLTETCEPETVHLVTDVTTTAATVPDDRMAAVVHSRLAERDLLPGEHWVDTGYANAGALAAARRDHQVALHGPLKSVTVPHARGEATHGQDAFTIDWDNQHVTCPNGVTSTQWHQRRSEYGLPVIRVRFSQATCRTCPQLRGCVNSPKAERREINLRPRDEYEALQQARKLQETDEWKARYKIRAGVEGTISQAVQACGLRRSRYRGLAKTSLQHQLTGAAINLIRIDAWLTDKPRARTRTSPLAALRPAA, translated from the coding sequence ATGTCCATGCAGCCGAGGGAGCCGGGGAAGATCCCGGCGGAAACGGTGCGGGTGGCGCGGGCGGCCTTCCCGAAGGGGAGTCTGGCGATCCGGGTGAGGGACGAGTTAGGTGTCCTGTTCACCGATAAGCAGTTCGTGGGCCTGTTTGCGGCGCGGGGCAAGCCTGCCTGGTCACCGGGGCGCCTCGCGATGGTGCTGGTGCTGCAGTTTGTGGAGGGGCTGACCGACCGGCAGGCGGCCGAGGCGGTGCGGGCCCGGATCGACTGGAAGTACGCGCTGGCCCTGGAGCTGACCGATCCAGGCTTCGACTTTTCGGTGCTCTCAGAATTCCGGGACCGGCTGGTCAGCGCAGATGGTGGGTGGGCTGTGCTGGACGGCATCCTGGCCGCTGCCCGAGAGAAGAGGCTGCTGCGCGGCGGGGGCAAGGCGCGGACCGACTCCACGCATGTGCTGTCCTCGGCACGTGAGCTGAACTGGCTGGAGAGGGTGGGCGAGAGTCTGCGGGCGGCGCTGAACGCGGTAGCCCGCGCTGAGCCGGAATGGGTCGGCGCGCATGCGCTGCCGGAATGGTTCACGCACTACGCGTCACGGATCGAGGACTCGCGTTTCCCCAAGGCCCAGGCCAGGCGGGTCGAGGTAGGGCGCCGGATCGGCGCGGATGGCATGCGACTGCTGCGGATGGTCTGGACGGACGGTGCTCCGCCGGCGCTTCGGGTGCTGCCGGAGGCGGACTTCCTGCGGCAGCTGTGGGTCCAGTCCTTCCATCTGGTGGACGGGGAGGTGGAGCGGCGCGACCCAAAAGACCGGCCGCCGGGCGCGAAACGCCTGGTCACGCCCTATGACATCGAGGCGAGGGGCAGCGTCAAGCGCGACACCTTCCGGGACGGCTTCAAGGTCCATCTCACCGAGACGTGCGAGCCGGAGACGGTGCACCTGGTCACCGACGTGACCACCACCGCTGCCACCGTTCCCGACGACCGGATGGCCGCAGTGGTCCATTCCCGCCTCGCCGAACGGGACCTGCTGCCCGGCGAACACTGGGTCGATACCGGCTATGCCAACGCCGGCGCCCTGGCCGCCGCCCGACGTGATCACCAGGTCGCGCTGCATGGACCGCTGAAGTCCGTGACCGTCCCCCATGCCCGCGGCGAGGCCACCCACGGGCAGGACGCCTTCACCATCGACTGGGACAACCAGCACGTGACCTGCCCCAACGGCGTCACCAGCACGCAGTGGCACCAGCGCCGCTCCGAATACGGACTGCCGGTCATCCGGGTCCGCTTCTCACAGGCCACCTGCCGCACCTGCCCCCAGCTGCGGGGATGCGTCAACTCCCCGAAGGCCGAGCGCCGGGAGATCAACCTGCGGCCTCGTGACGAGTACGAGGCCCTCCAGCAGGCCCGAAAACTCCAGGAAACCGACGAGTGGAAGGCCCGCTACAAGATCCGCGCTGGGGTCGAGGGAACCATCTCGCAAGCAGTGCAAGCCTGTGGCCTGCGCAGATCGCGCTATCGCGGCCTGGCGAAGACCAGTCTTCAGCACCAGCTCACTGGCGCCGCCATCAACCTCATCCGCATCGATGCCTGGCTCACCGACAAGCCCCGCGCACGCACCCGGACCAGTCCCCTGGCAGCACTTCGCCCCGCCGCATAA
- a CDS encoding alkyl hydroperoxide reductase, with translation MSLDALKSAVPDYAKDLKLNLGSVIGNSDLPAQQLWGTVLATAIASRSPIVLRELEPEAKANLSPEAYTAAKSAAAVMAMNNVFYRTRHLLSDPEYGTLRAGLRMNVIGNPGVEKVDFELWSLAVSAVNGCGQCLDSHEQVLRKAGVDRETIQEAFKIAAVIQAVGVTLDSEAVLAP, from the coding sequence ATGTCCCTCGACGCGCTGAAGTCCGCCGTACCGGACTACGCCAAGGACCTGAAGCTGAACCTCGGCTCGGTCATCGGGAACTCCGACCTCCCGGCCCAGCAGCTGTGGGGCACGGTGCTCGCCACCGCCATCGCCTCGCGCAGCCCGATCGTGCTGCGCGAGCTGGAGCCCGAGGCGAAGGCCAACCTCTCTCCCGAGGCGTACACGGCCGCCAAGTCCGCCGCCGCGGTCATGGCGATGAACAACGTCTTCTACCGCACCCGCCACCTGCTCTCCGACCCGGAGTACGGCACGCTGCGGGCCGGTCTGCGGATGAACGTCATCGGCAACCCGGGCGTGGAGAAGGTCGACTTCGAGCTGTGGTCGCTCGCCGTCTCCGCGGTGAACGGCTGCGGCCAGTGCCTGGACTCGCACGAGCAGGTCCTGCGCAAGGCCGGCGTCGACCGCGAGACGATCCAGGAGGCCTTCAAGATCGCCGCGGTGATCCAGGCCGTGGGCGTCACGCTGGACTCCGAGGCCGTGCTGGCCCCGTAG
- a CDS encoding PadR family transcriptional regulator yields the protein MSIGHTLLGLLESGPRHGYDLKRAFDEKFGHDRPLHYGQVYSTMSRLLKNGLVEVDGVEAGGGPERKRYAITAAGVTDVETWIRQPEKPEPYLQSTLYTKVVLALLTGRDAADVLDTQRAEHLRLMRVLTDRKRRGDLTDQLICDHALFHLEADLRWLELTAARLVQLATEVRK from the coding sequence ATGTCCATCGGCCACACCCTCCTCGGACTCCTTGAGTCGGGCCCGCGCCACGGGTACGACCTGAAGCGCGCCTTCGACGAGAAGTTCGGGCACGACCGTCCGCTGCACTACGGGCAGGTCTACTCGACCATGTCGCGGCTCCTGAAGAACGGCCTGGTCGAGGTCGACGGCGTGGAGGCGGGCGGTGGCCCCGAGCGGAAGCGGTACGCCATCACCGCCGCCGGCGTCACCGACGTCGAAACCTGGATCAGGCAGCCGGAGAAGCCCGAGCCCTATCTCCAGTCGACCCTCTACACCAAGGTCGTCCTCGCCCTGCTGACCGGCCGCGACGCGGCCGACGTCCTGGACACCCAGCGCGCCGAGCACCTGCGCCTGATGCGCGTGCTCACCGACCGCAAGCGCCGCGGCGACCTGACCGACCAACTGATCTGTGACCACGCCCTGTTCCATCTCGAAGCCGACCTGCGCTGGCTGGAACTGACCGCCGCCCGCCTCGTCCAGCTCGCCACGGAGGTACGTAAATGA
- a CDS encoding FtsX-like permease family protein — MKRRLHDLGLGARFALTGGREGWVRTLLTALGVGLGVALLLGAASVPQLIEERATRIHARQPFSEGSDKNTGHLRASLLYTDADTEYHDDTIGGRMLRSASASPTLPPGLTAIPAPGTMAASPALRDLLASPEGELLRRRLPYEITQTIGDAGLVEPSELYFYAGSAALSTDSGALAAAGFGNIGEERPLDPMLVVLVVLICVVLLMPVAVFIATAVRFGGERRDRRLAALRLVGADARTTRWIAGGEALASAVLGLAAGTLLFLGGARVLGPLGLWSFGFFPGDLRPEPWLAPLVAVAVPALAVGVTLAAMRSVTVEPLGVVRGGRARRRRLWWRLLLPVAGGLLLLVARRLHLQPNALAPVAIATGATLVLLGLVTLLPWLVEAVVGRLRGGPVPWQLAVRRLQLSSGTASRAVSGITVAVAGSVALQMYSVGIHDDFNKVTGADASRAQYTVLAEYPDVKLAEKMIDSFRTTPGVRQVIGTVTSYVTRPGTVADGDIRPTTQLTLGDCATLAELARVGSCQDGDTFVVHASGDVEQNAWMDRTARPGQPVNTAADGEPGAAARQVLWTLPASARQVTARPDPSGEERHGIYVTPGAIDAALLQDVARTEAMLSVDQGPAPP, encoded by the coding sequence ATGAAGCGACGCCTCCACGACCTCGGCCTCGGCGCCCGGTTCGCCCTCACCGGCGGCCGCGAGGGCTGGGTCCGCACCCTGCTCACCGCGCTGGGGGTGGGCCTCGGCGTGGCCCTGCTGCTCGGGGCTGCGTCGGTGCCGCAGCTGATCGAGGAGCGCGCCACGCGCATCCACGCCCGGCAACCCTTCTCCGAGGGCTCGGACAAGAACACCGGCCACCTGAGGGCCTCGCTGCTGTACACCGACGCCGACACCGAGTACCACGACGACACCATCGGCGGAAGGATGCTGCGGTCCGCGAGCGCCTCCCCCACACTGCCGCCGGGCCTGACCGCGATACCCGCCCCCGGCACCATGGCCGCCTCCCCCGCCCTGCGCGACCTGCTCGCCTCCCCCGAGGGTGAACTCCTGCGCCGGCGGCTGCCGTACGAGATCACCCAGACCATCGGGGACGCGGGCCTGGTCGAACCCTCCGAGCTGTACTTCTACGCGGGCAGTGCCGCCCTCTCCACCGACAGCGGCGCCCTTGCGGCGGCCGGTTTCGGCAACATCGGCGAGGAGCGGCCGCTCGACCCGATGCTCGTCGTCCTCGTCGTCCTCATCTGCGTCGTGCTGCTGATGCCGGTCGCCGTCTTCATCGCGACCGCCGTACGGTTCGGCGGCGAGCGGCGCGACCGGCGGCTCGCGGCGCTGCGCCTGGTCGGCGCCGACGCCCGCACCACGCGCTGGATCGCGGGCGGCGAGGCCCTGGCCTCAGCGGTGCTCGGGCTCGCCGCCGGCACCCTGCTCTTCCTCGGCGGCGCCCGCGTCCTTGGCCCGCTCGGACTCTGGAGCTTCGGCTTCTTCCCCGGCGACCTCAGGCCCGAGCCCTGGCTGGCGCCGCTCGTCGCCGTCGCGGTACCCGCCCTGGCCGTCGGGGTGACCCTGGCCGCGATGCGCTCGGTCACCGTGGAGCCCCTCGGTGTCGTACGCGGCGGCCGGGCCCGGCGCCGCAGGCTGTGGTGGCGGCTGCTGCTGCCCGTGGCCGGCGGCCTCCTGCTCCTTGTCGCCCGGCGCCTGCACCTCCAGCCGAACGCGCTCGCCCCGGTCGCCATCGCCACCGGTGCCACCCTGGTCCTGCTCGGCCTGGTCACCCTGCTGCCCTGGCTGGTCGAGGCGGTGGTGGGCCGGCTGCGCGGCGGCCCGGTGCCCTGGCAACTGGCCGTGCGCAGGCTTCAGTTGAGCAGCGGTACGGCATCCCGCGCGGTCAGCGGCATCACGGTCGCGGTGGCCGGGTCGGTGGCGCTCCAGATGTACTCCGTCGGCATCCACGACGACTTCAACAAGGTGACGGGCGCCGACGCGAGCCGCGCCCAGTACACGGTCCTTGCCGAGTATCCGGACGTGAAGCTCGCCGAGAAGATGATCGACTCCTTCCGCACCACCCCCGGGGTGCGTCAGGTGATCGGCACCGTCACCAGCTATGTGACCCGGCCCGGGACGGTCGCGGACGGGGACATCCGGCCCACCACCCAGCTCACCCTGGGCGACTGCGCCACCTTGGCCGAGCTGGCCCGCGTCGGCTCCTGCCAGGACGGTGACACCTTCGTGGTGCACGCCTCGGGCGACGTGGAGCAGAACGCCTGGATGGACAGGACGGCGCGCCCCGGGCAGCCCGTCAACACCGCCGCCGACGGCGAACCCGGCGCCGCCGCCCGGCAGGTGCTGTGGACGCTGCCCGCCTCGGCACGCCAGGTCACCGCCCGCCCGGACCCCTCCGGTGAGGAGCGCCACGGCATCTACGTCACCCCCGGTGCCATCGACGCCGCCCTGCTCCAGGACGTGGCTCGCACCGAAGCCATGCTCAGCGTCGACCAGGGGCCGGCGCCGCCGTGA
- a CDS encoding ABC transporter ATP-binding protein — protein MTPAGSLLIAQDLHKAYGPTPALDGAEFSIHAGEVVAVMGPSGSGKSTLLHCLAGIVTPDAGKILYDGRELSAMSDAERSALRRTEFGFVFQFGQLVPELTCVENVALPLRLTGVKRREAERRSLEWMERLEVADIGHKRPGEVSGGQGQRVAVARSLVTSPRVVFADEPTGALDSLNGERVMQLLTEAARSTNAAVVLVTHEARVAAYSDREIVVRDGKSRDMMLEHSV, from the coding sequence ATGACGCCCGCCGGCTCCCTGCTCATCGCCCAGGACCTGCACAAGGCCTACGGCCCGACGCCCGCCCTGGACGGTGCCGAGTTCTCCATCCACGCCGGCGAGGTCGTCGCCGTGATGGGCCCCTCCGGCTCCGGCAAGTCCACGCTCCTGCACTGCCTTGCCGGGATCGTCACCCCGGACGCCGGGAAGATCCTCTACGACGGCCGTGAGCTGTCCGCCATGTCGGACGCCGAGCGCAGCGCGCTGCGCCGCACCGAGTTCGGTTTCGTCTTCCAATTCGGGCAGCTGGTACCGGAGTTGACCTGTGTGGAGAACGTGGCGCTGCCGCTGCGACTGACCGGGGTCAAGCGCAGGGAGGCCGAGCGCAGGTCGCTGGAGTGGATGGAGCGCCTGGAGGTCGCCGACATCGGGCACAAGCGCCCCGGTGAGGTATCGGGCGGGCAGGGCCAGCGGGTGGCCGTGGCCCGCTCGCTCGTGACCTCGCCGCGGGTCGTCTTCGCCGACGAGCCGACCGGCGCGCTCGACTCGCTCAACGGCGAGCGCGTCATGCAGCTCCTGACCGAGGCGGCCCGCTCGACCAACGCGGCGGTCGTGCTGGTCACCCACGAGGCCCGGGTCGCCGCCTACTCGGACCGCGAGATCGTCGTACGCGACGGGAAGTCCCGCGACATGATGCTGGAGCACTCCGTATGA
- a CDS encoding AI-2E family transporter has protein sequence MSTVPSLLGRLGAGLTRMGERLDERRAQAEVDAWAGPEPDATPAPAPAPPAAGPRPATPPAAPVVAAEAPVDEEGPGGQAPEHVPPPPSYAPAVAARPDPVDAVPWSMRVAAEVGWRLLVLAGTIYVLTQIISAVALVVLAFVAALLITALLQPTVARLKRMGLPRGLATAVTAVSGFVIMGLVGWFVVWQVMDNLDDLSSKVRDGIEELKRWALNSPFHVTEDQINQVAKNLSDTIGANTNEITSAGLQGVTVLVEVLTGILLAMFSTLFLLYDGPKIWQWVLKLVPAAARPGVAGAGPKAWRTLTAYVRGTVIVALIDAICIGVGIYFLGVPMAVPLAVFIFLFAFIPLVGAVISGALAVVVALVTDGVFNALMVLVLVLAVQQIEGHVLQPFILGRAVRVHPLAVVLSVAAGGLVAGIGGAVVAVPLVAVTNTVVGYLRQYARENALRSALPVSEAPPAELVPVPAGDRE, from the coding sequence ATGTCGACAGTGCCCAGTTTGCTCGGACGGCTAGGCGCCGGACTGACCCGGATGGGAGAGCGCCTGGACGAGCGCCGCGCGCAGGCGGAAGTCGACGCGTGGGCCGGTCCGGAACCCGATGCCACCCCGGCTCCCGCCCCCGCGCCTCCCGCGGCCGGGCCCCGGCCCGCAACCCCGCCCGCCGCGCCGGTGGTTGCGGCCGAAGCGCCGGTGGATGAGGAGGGGCCGGGCGGCCAGGCCCCCGAACACGTACCGCCGCCGCCCTCGTACGCGCCCGCGGTCGCCGCCCGGCCCGATCCGGTCGACGCGGTGCCGTGGAGCATGCGGGTCGCCGCCGAGGTGGGCTGGCGGCTGCTGGTGCTCGCCGGGACCATCTACGTGTTGACTCAGATCATCAGCGCGGTCGCCCTGGTGGTGCTCGCGTTCGTCGCGGCCCTGCTGATCACCGCGCTGCTCCAGCCGACGGTGGCCCGGCTCAAGCGGATGGGCCTGCCGCGGGGCCTGGCCACCGCGGTCACCGCGGTCTCCGGGTTCGTGATCATGGGGCTCGTCGGCTGGTTCGTGGTCTGGCAGGTCATGGACAACCTCGACGACCTGTCCAGCAAGGTGCGCGACGGCATCGAGGAACTCAAGCGCTGGGCGCTGAACAGCCCGTTCCACGTCACCGAGGACCAGATCAACCAGGTCGCCAAGAACCTCAGCGACACCATCGGGGCCAACACCAACGAGATCACCTCGGCCGGACTCCAGGGCGTGACCGTCCTGGTGGAGGTGCTCACCGGCATACTGCTCGCGATGTTCTCGACGCTCTTCCTGCTGTACGACGGCCCGAAGATCTGGCAGTGGGTCCTCAAGCTGGTGCCGGCCGCAGCCCGGCCGGGCGTCGCGGGCGCGGGCCCGAAGGCCTGGCGTACGCTCACCGCCTATGTGCGCGGCACGGTGATAGTGGCTCTGATCGACGCGATCTGCATCGGCGTCGGCATCTACTTCCTGGGCGTGCCCATGGCGGTGCCGCTCGCCGTGTTCATCTTCCTGTTCGCCTTCATACCGCTGGTGGGCGCGGTCATCTCGGGCGCGCTCGCGGTGGTGGTCGCGCTCGTCACCGACGGCGTGTTCAACGCGCTCATGGTGCTGGTCCTGGTGCTGGCCGTCCAGCAGATCGAGGGCCACGTCCTACAGCCCTTCATCCTGGGCCGCGCGGTGCGGGTGCACCCGCTCGCGGTCGTCCTCTCGGTGGCCGCCGGCGGCCTGGTGGCAGGCATCGGCGGCGCGGTGGTCGCGGTACCGCTGGTCGCCGTCACCAACACGGTGGTCGGCTACCTCAGGCAGTACGCCCGCGAGAACGCCCTGCGCAGTGCGCTGCCGGTGAGCGAGGCGCCGCCCGCGGAGCTGGTGCCCGTCCCGGCCGGGGACCGCGAGTAG
- a CDS encoding hydrogen peroxide-inducible genes activator: MASGNRGKQPSLAQLRAFAAVAEHLHFRDAAAAIGMSQPALSGAVSALEEILDVQLLERTTRKVLLSPAGERLAVRAKAVLDAVGELMEEAEAVRAPFTGVLRLGVIPTVAPYLLPDVLRLVHERYPELDLQVHEEQTSSLLDGLAAGRLDLLLLAVPLGVPGVSELPLFDEDFVLVTPRDHWLGGRTDIPREALRQLHLLLLDEGHCLRDQALDICREAGRTEGAPVTTTAAGLSTLVQLVAGGLGVTLLPRTAVEIETGRNDRLVTGYFAEPAPSRTVALAMRTGAARQGEFEEFAAALRGALRDLPVRVSA; encoded by the coding sequence GTGGCCAGCGGTAATAGGGGCAAGCAGCCCAGCCTGGCGCAGCTGCGCGCGTTCGCTGCCGTCGCGGAACACCTGCACTTCCGCGACGCGGCGGCGGCGATCGGCATGAGCCAGCCCGCCCTGTCCGGGGCGGTCTCGGCGCTGGAGGAAATACTCGACGTCCAGCTCCTGGAGCGTACGACGCGCAAGGTGCTGCTCTCGCCGGCGGGCGAGCGGCTCGCGGTGCGGGCGAAAGCGGTGCTCGACGCGGTGGGCGAGCTGATGGAGGAGGCGGAGGCGGTCCGCGCCCCGTTCACCGGGGTGCTCCGGCTCGGGGTGATCCCGACGGTCGCGCCCTATCTGCTGCCCGACGTGCTGCGGCTCGTCCACGAGCGCTACCCCGAGCTCGACCTCCAGGTCCACGAGGAGCAGACCTCCTCACTGCTCGACGGACTCGCCGCCGGGCGCCTGGACCTGCTGCTGCTCGCCGTTCCGCTCGGTGTGCCCGGAGTGAGTGAACTCCCCTTGTTCGACGAGGACTTCGTGCTCGTCACCCCGCGCGACCACTGGCTCGGCGGTCGCACCGACATCCCCCGCGAGGCGCTGCGCCAACTGCATCTGCTGCTCCTCGACGAGGGGCACTGCCTGCGCGACCAGGCGCTCGACATCTGCCGGGAGGCCGGGCGGACCGAGGGGGCGCCGGTGACGACGACCGCGGCGGGGCTGTCCACGCTGGTCCAACTCGTGGCGGGCGGGCTCGGCGTGACGCTGCTGCCGCGTACCGCCGTCGAGATCGAGACGGGCCGCAACGACCGCCTGGTCACCGGGTACTTCGCGGAGCCGGCGCCCTCGCGCACGGTCGCCCTGGCGATGCGGACGGGCGCGGCTCGCCAGGGCGAATTCGAGGAGTTCGCCGCCGCTCTGCGCGGGGCTCTGCGGGATTTGCCGGTACGGGTATCGGCGTGA
- a CDS encoding ABC transporter permease, giving the protein MSLLRDLALGARFALSGGREGWTRTLLTAVGVGLGVALLLGTTALPGALNARNARDNARNDYGASVNSGPAADTLLVGRAETQFQGSDVRGRLLQAEGAKPPLPPGVAAIPAPGTMVASPALRDLLASPAGKLLRERIPYKITSTIADRGLMGPHELAYYAGSDILKQRMSEVSDRGEVLRVNGFVDKQQEKLDPVLALLIVIIFVVLLMPVGVFIAAAVRFGGDRRDRRLAALRLAGADRRMTRWIAAGEALAGAVVGVVVGSLFFAIGRQYVGEVSIAGLNVFPSDLDPSPLLAVGVALAVPAAAVGVTLFAMRSVVVEPLGVVRTSVPRRRRMWWRVLPPLAGLGLLVPLMGHGRDRGNFNQVQVISGTVLLLIGVTALLPWLVEAVVRRLGGGSVGWQLAVRRLQLTSGSAARMVNGIAVAVAGAIALQMLFGAIEGDYVKLSGQDTSRAQLVVPLGDSTPAGQSREIRALKDTEGVAHAVVLGSLSAGDKAKEPERYTPVTIGTCADLSEVATLPACKDGDTFNATGGDFDAERSAKPGSTLYLDPTFGGRSTRGAELAWTVPASTRNAPVRPDPQGERLGGVLVTPGALPQGAKLPAHTTVYISTTPGDGFAKERVLNTAAKADPLSSARSLTDVRTNARFAGVRKGLYIGAAAVLMLIGASLLVSMLEQLRERKKLLSALVAFGTRRTTLSWSVLWQTAVPVALGLTLAAGVGLGLGSVLLKMVGRTVSVDWVPAVSMVGIGAGVVILVTALSLPPLWRLMRPDGLRTE; this is encoded by the coding sequence ATGAGCCTGCTTCGCGACCTCGCCCTCGGCGCCCGGTTCGCCCTCTCCGGGGGGCGGGAGGGCTGGACGCGCACCCTGCTCACCGCGGTCGGCGTCGGCCTCGGGGTGGCGCTGCTGCTGGGCACCACGGCCCTGCCGGGCGCGCTGAACGCGCGCAACGCACGCGACAACGCCCGCAACGACTACGGGGCTTCCGTCAACAGCGGGCCCGCGGCGGACACCCTGCTGGTCGGGCGGGCCGAGACGCAGTTCCAGGGCTCGGACGTACGCGGCCGGCTGCTCCAGGCGGAGGGCGCGAAGCCGCCGCTGCCACCGGGCGTCGCGGCGATCCCGGCCCCCGGCACCATGGTGGCCTCCCCCGCGCTGCGCGACCTGCTCGCCTCGCCCGCCGGAAAGCTGCTGCGCGAGCGCATCCCGTACAAGATCACCTCGACCATCGCCGACCGCGGTCTGATGGGCCCGCACGAACTCGCCTACTACGCGGGCAGCGACATCCTCAAGCAGCGCATGAGCGAGGTGAGCGACCGCGGCGAGGTGCTGCGCGTCAACGGCTTCGTCGACAAGCAGCAGGAGAAGCTCGACCCGGTCCTCGCCCTGCTGATCGTGATCATCTTCGTGGTGCTGCTGATGCCGGTCGGCGTGTTCATCGCGGCCGCCGTACGGTTCGGCGGCGACCGGCGCGACCGGCGGCTCGCGGCGCTGCGCCTGGCGGGCGCCGACCGCCGGATGACCCGGTGGATCGCGGCCGGTGAGGCGCTGGCCGGAGCCGTGGTCGGGGTCGTGGTCGGTTCGCTGTTCTTCGCGATCGGCCGCCAGTACGTGGGCGAGGTCTCGATCGCGGGGCTCAACGTCTTCCCGTCCGACCTCGACCCGAGCCCGCTGCTCGCGGTGGGCGTGGCGCTCGCCGTGCCCGCCGCGGCCGTCGGGGTGACCCTGTTCGCGATGCGCTCGGTGGTCGTCGAACCCCTGGGCGTCGTGCGCACTTCGGTGCCGCGCCGACGGCGCATGTGGTGGCGGGTACTGCCGCCGCTCGCCGGACTCGGCCTGCTCGTTCCGCTGATGGGCCACGGCCGCGACCGGGGCAACTTCAACCAGGTCCAGGTGATCAGCGGCACCGTCCTGCTGCTCATCGGCGTGACCGCGCTGCTCCCCTGGCTGGTGGAGGCGGTCGTGCGCAGGCTCGGCGGGGGCTCGGTCGGCTGGCAACTGGCCGTCCGCAGGCTCCAGTTGACGTCCGGGTCGGCGGCCCGGATGGTGAACGGCATCGCGGTCGCGGTGGCCGGCGCGATCGCCCTTCAGATGCTCTTCGGCGCCATCGAGGGCGACTACGTCAAGTTGAGCGGCCAGGACACCAGCCGGGCCCAACTCGTCGTTCCGCTCGGCGATTCCACGCCGGCCGGCCAGTCCCGCGAGATCCGGGCCCTGAAGGACACCGAGGGGGTGGCCCATGCGGTGGTTCTCGGTTCGCTGAGCGCCGGCGACAAGGCCAAGGAGCCGGAGCGCTACACGCCCGTCACGATCGGCACCTGCGCCGACCTGAGCGAGGTCGCCACCCTGCCCGCCTGCAAGGACGGCGACACCTTCAACGCGACCGGCGGCGACTTCGACGCCGAGCGGTCCGCGAAGCCGGGCAGCACGCTGTACCTGGACCCGACCTTCGGCGGCCGCAGCACCCGGGGCGCGGAGCTCGCGTGGACCGTCCCGGCGAGCACGAGAAACGCCCCGGTCCGGCCCGACCCGCAGGGCGAGCGCCTCGGCGGCGTCCTGGTCACCCCCGGCGCGCTCCCCCAGGGGGCGAAGCTTCCGGCGCACACCACGGTGTACATCTCGACCACCCCGGGCGACGGCTTCGCCAAGGAGCGGGTGCTGAACACGGCCGCCAAGGCCGATCCGCTCAGCTCGGCGCGCTCGCTGACCGACGTCCGGACCAACGCCCGGTTCGCCGGGGTCCGCAAGGGCCTCTACATCGGGGCCGCGGCGGTGCTGATGCTGATCGGCGCGAGCCTGCTGGTCTCGATGCTGGAGCAGCTGCGCGAACGCAAGAAGCTGCTGTCCGCGCTTGTCGCCTTCGGCACCCGGCGCACCACCCTGAGCTGGTCGGTCCTGTGGCAGACCGCCGTGCCGGTCGCACTCGGCCTCACGCTCGCCGCGGGGGTGGGCCTCGGCCTGGGCTCGGTCCTGCTGAAGATGGTGGGCCGCACGGTGTCCGTCGACTGGGTCCCTGCGGTGTCGATGGTCGGCATCGGCGCGGGCGTGGTCATCCTGGTCACGGCGTTGTCGCTGCCTCCACTGTGGCGCCTGATGCGCCCGGACGGTCTGCGTACGGAGTAG